In Chloracidobacterium sp., the following proteins share a genomic window:
- a CDS encoding FtsQ-type POTRA domain-containing protein, whose translation MAKKKGSTNRRKSAAVRVRSGRSAASSRTSASPGRVFIPLALSSVLLLCIGAVAAVFYQTAAGSPFFKVRNIDIRGNIRTSTEDIRRVVAADTEKTGVWNSDIAAIKAKLEKFPFVRSASLSRELPAGIRVDVTERVPAAIVRLKAGDHLVDTEGMILVPAGGEKDLPFALIGWDEAKSEKAQNDNLARLKLYAKMVEEWRQFDLASRVKVVDLTNVREPSATIEDSGRAIAVFVAKDNLGKSLRSAIEAVAGKGSKVRSVDAAGIYPVIQYIEF comes from the coding sequence GTGGCAAAGAAGAAGGGAAGCACAAACAGAAGGAAGAGTGCGGCCGTTCGAGTCCGCAGTGGCCGCAGTGCGGCGTCTTCGCGAACATCGGCAAGCCCGGGTCGTGTGTTCATTCCGTTGGCCCTAAGCAGTGTGTTACTGCTCTGTATTGGAGCTGTCGCTGCTGTCTTTTATCAGACTGCGGCAGGCTCACCGTTCTTTAAGGTCCGAAACATCGATATACGGGGCAACATTCGTACGTCGACCGAAGATATTCGGCGGGTCGTGGCGGCTGATACCGAGAAGACAGGTGTTTGGAACAGCGACATTGCTGCGATCAAGGCGAAGCTTGAAAAATTTCCGTTCGTACGGTCAGCGTCCCTGTCGCGAGAACTACCGGCCGGGATCCGAGTTGATGTCACGGAACGAGTGCCTGCAGCGATCGTTAGGCTTAAGGCCGGTGACCATCTGGTCGATACGGAAGGGATGATCCTTGTTCCGGCCGGGGGCGAGAAGGATCTGCCATTTGCTCTGATCGGCTGGGATGAGGCCAAGAGTGAAAAGGCGCAGAACGATAATCTGGCGCGGCTCAAACTCTATGCAAAGATGGTCGAAGAATGGCGGCAATTTGATCTGGCGTCGCGCGTCAAGGTGGTCGATCTCACAAATGTTCGCGAGCCGTCCGCGACGATCGAAGACTCCGGTCGGGCGATAGCGGTCTTTGTCGCAAAAGACAATCTGGGCAAGAGTCTGCGTTCGGCGATCGAAGCCGTTGCGGGCAAAGGATCAAAGGTTAGATCAGTGGATGCGGCCGGAATCTATCCGGTCATCCAGTACATCGAGTTTTAG
- a CDS encoding UDP-N-acetylmuramate--L-alanine ligase has protein sequence MFRHVKRIHFIGIGGIGMSGIAEVLCNLGFIVTGSDVRRGKNTERLETLFSIGIAEGHRAENVGAAEVVVYSSAVKEDNPEVVEAKERGIPVIPRAEMLAELMTLRPYAVAVSGTHGKTSTTSMIATVLGHAGIDPTTVVGGVVDTLGSNARLGQSDWFVTEADESDRSFLMLYPTIAVVTNIDKEHMESYRNMDDVVQCFTDFVNKVPFYGAAIICLDNQNVQSIIPNIRRRRITYGLSEQADLSAKDIGYNDTFGSRFTVVHRGDVLGEISLPVPGKHNVYNALAATAVAMELEVPFSKIVEAFAGFKNANRRFQFKGEARGVSVVDDYGHHPTEIVATLDAARNSAAGRRIVVVFQPHRYSRTRELMDEFAVSFNNADVLYLVDIYAASEKPIGGITAEALANNIEKSGHKGVSYIGPVEGAADMVVPALRPGDLVITLGAGSVTRLSDEIVVKLQE, from the coding sequence ATGTTTAGGCACGTAAAGCGAATACATTTTATCGGCATCGGCGGTATCGGAATGAGCGGTATTGCGGAGGTGCTGTGCAATCTTGGCTTTATCGTGACCGGTTCGGATGTCAGGAGAGGTAAGAATACCGAACGTCTGGAAACGCTCTTTAGCATCGGCATCGCAGAGGGCCATCGGGCCGAGAATGTCGGTGCAGCGGAGGTCGTCGTCTATTCGTCGGCCGTAAAGGAAGACAACCCTGAGGTCGTTGAGGCAAAGGAGCGAGGCATTCCAGTGATCCCTCGGGCCGAGATGTTGGCCGAACTGATGACCCTCAGGCCTTACGCTGTTGCGGTGTCAGGCACGCACGGTAAGACGTCGACGACCTCGATGATCGCCACTGTGCTCGGGCACGCAGGTATTGACCCGACGACCGTCGTCGGCGGTGTCGTCGATACTCTCGGGTCAAATGCCCGACTCGGCCAGTCTGACTGGTTTGTGACAGAGGCCGACGAAAGCGACAGGTCGTTCCTAATGCTGTATCCGACGATCGCCGTCGTGACGAACATCGATAAGGAGCACATGGAGTCCTACCGGAATATGGACGATGTCGTTCAGTGCTTCACGGATTTCGTCAATAAGGTGCCATTCTATGGGGCGGCGATCATCTGCCTCGATAACCAGAATGTGCAGAGCATCATCCCAAACATCAGGCGTCGCCGGATCACCTACGGGCTGAGCGAGCAGGCTGATCTTTCCGCAAAGGACATCGGCTATAACGACACGTTCGGTTCGCGATTTACGGTCGTCCATCGCGGTGATGTGCTCGGTGAGATATCGCTGCCTGTGCCAGGTAAACATAATGTTTACAATGCCTTGGCGGCGACGGCCGTCGCGATGGAGTTGGAGGTGCCGTTCAGCAAGATCGTGGAGGCGTTTGCCGGATTCAAGAACGCGAACCGACGATTTCAGTTCAAAGGCGAGGCCAGAGGCGTTTCGGTCGTCGATGACTACGGCCATCACCCGACTGAGATCGTCGCAACACTCGACGCGGCCAGAAACAGCGCCGCGGGCCGGCGGATCGTCGTAGTATTCCAGCCGCATCGGTATTCGCGAACGAGAGAACTGATGGACGAATTTGCCGTGTCGTTCAATAACGCCGATGTCCTGTATTTGGTCGACATCTATGCCGCCAGCGAAAAGCCGATCGGGGGCATAACAGCCGAGGCCCTGGCGAATAACATTGAGAAAAGTGGGCATAAGGGTGTCTCTTATATCGGGCCAGTCGAGGGGGCGGCTGATATGGTCGTACCTGCCCTGCGACCTGGCGACCTGGTTATCACGCTCGGTGCCGGGAGCGTGACGCGGCTGTCGGACGAGATCGTCGTAAAGTTGCAAGAGTAA
- the murG gene encoding undecaprenyldiphospho-muramoylpentapeptide beta-N-acetylglucosaminyltransferase codes for MKVLIAAGGTGGHIYPGIAVANEIMRRDETSEVLFVGTARGLEKRIVPENGFQLSLINSAGLKNVGLMGKIKGLSVLPRSILEARRIIRQFRPHVVVGAGGYVSGPVLLMAAIMGVPTLVMDSNALPGFTNRQLARFVEKAALTFDEALPFFGKKGVVTGNPVRQEFFEIPTKERSDEFHLLIFGGSQGARAINNAMSEALTQLRDLGGRLTITHQTGEHDFDTVRAAYAESAFASADVRPFISDIFIEFGKADVIICRAGATTCAEIAAAGRAAIMVPFPGAADDHQRKNAEALEHAGAVRMLLQTELTADSLASELRGLIESPERVSKMADAARKLGRPDAAAATVDLIEELKSNV; via the coding sequence ATGAAAGTACTGATCGCGGCCGGCGGGACCGGCGGACATATTTATCCGGGCATCGCCGTCGCAAATGAGATCATGCGACGAGACGAGACGAGCGAGGTGCTCTTTGTGGGCACGGCGCGCGGCCTAGAGAAGCGGATAGTTCCCGAGAACGGCTTTCAACTGTCGCTGATAAACAGCGCGGGCCTTAAGAACGTTGGGCTCATGGGCAAGATCAAGGGACTGTCAGTGCTGCCGCGAAGCATCCTCGAAGCGCGTCGGATCATTAGACAGTTTCGCCCGCACGTGGTCGTCGGTGCCGGCGGGTATGTTTCAGGGCCGGTCTTGCTGATGGCGGCGATAATGGGCGTGCCGACGCTGGTCATGGACTCGAACGCGCTGCCGGGCTTCACAAACCGCCAATTGGCTCGGTTCGTTGAGAAGGCGGCACTGACATTTGATGAGGCATTGCCGTTTTTTGGGAAGAAGGGCGTCGTCACGGGCAATCCTGTGCGGCAGGAGTTTTTTGAGATACCGACAAAGGAACGCTCTGATGAGTTTCACTTACTGATCTTTGGCGGATCGCAAGGAGCGAGAGCGATCAATAATGCGATGTCCGAGGCATTGACGCAGCTTCGAGACCTTGGCGGACGCTTGACGATCACCCATCAGACCGGTGAACACGATTTTGACACCGTCCGGGCCGCATATGCTGAGTCGGCCTTTGCCAGCGCTGACGTGCGGCCGTTCATTTCGGATATCTTTATCGAGTTTGGCAAAGCCGACGTGATCATTTGCCGAGCGGGAGCCACGACCTGCGCCGAGATAGCGGCGGCCGGAAGGGCGGCGATCATGGTGCCATTTCCCGGGGCTGCTGACGACCATCAGCGCAAGAATGCCGAGGCATTGGAACATGCTGGTGCGGTTAGGATGTTATTGCAAACGGAGTTGACGGCTGATTCGCTTGCAAGTGAGTTGCGTGGTCTGATCGAGTCGCCGGAGCGCGTTAGCAAGATGGCCGATGCAGCAAGGAAACTTGGACGGCCTGACGCAGCGGCGGCGACCGTGGACCTGATAGAGGAACTAAAGAGCAATGTTTAG
- the ftsW gene encoding putative lipid II flippase FtsW, with the protein MTDGRRPDWFMFGIAVALALFGAMMVFSASAMFSLKESESATQYTYFYKQIGFTVAGLAAMYLVSRLDYHIFQRTWVVFGILLLTVALLVAVFAFPEINGARRWIRFSGFSFQPSELAKVALPIFLAYWLTKKEDAVGSISQAVVPCLLCLAVLGGLVFAEKDLGTTLVLCAVFSAVYYSAGARLVHIGAVAGAMFVGGAASIIFAPWRVARMLAFLDPYKYADDEGYQVVQSLYAIGSGGMFGEGFAQGKQKLFYLPYPYSDFIFSVVGEEFGLIGTLAVVLAFGLLLWRGSRAAVMAPDRFGMLLGIGVITGIIMQALFNISVVTSILPAKGIPLPFISYGGSSIVVSLIGVGVLLSISRFAGAEAPVARRPAVRRVKARAAGA; encoded by the coding sequence ATGACTGACGGAAGACGTCCAGATTGGTTTATGTTTGGCATCGCGGTTGCGCTGGCGTTGTTTGGCGCGATGATGGTGTTCAGTGCGTCTGCGATGTTCTCGCTAAAGGAGAGTGAATCGGCGACGCAGTACACGTACTTCTACAAGCAGATCGGTTTTACCGTGGCCGGGCTCGCGGCGATGTATCTCGTCAGCCGGCTGGATTATCACATTTTTCAGAGGACATGGGTCGTTTTTGGCATTTTGCTGCTGACGGTCGCCCTGCTGGTCGCGGTATTCGCATTCCCGGAGATAAATGGTGCTCGTAGATGGATCCGGTTCTCGGGATTCTCATTCCAGCCGTCTGAGCTTGCAAAGGTTGCGTTGCCGATCTTCCTGGCGTATTGGCTGACGAAGAAGGAAGACGCGGTCGGCAGCATCTCACAGGCGGTTGTCCCATGCTTGTTGTGCCTCGCCGTTCTGGGCGGCCTTGTGTTTGCTGAGAAGGACCTCGGAACGACACTCGTTTTGTGTGCTGTGTTCTCAGCCGTCTATTACTCAGCGGGTGCCCGGCTAGTACATATCGGTGCCGTTGCGGGTGCGATGTTCGTTGGCGGCGCCGCGTCGATCATCTTTGCTCCTTGGCGCGTAGCTCGTATGCTGGCGTTCCTTGACCCGTACAAGTATGCCGATGATGAAGGATACCAGGTAGTGCAATCGCTGTATGCGATAGGTTCCGGCGGAATGTTTGGTGAGGGATTCGCGCAAGGCAAGCAAAAGCTTTTTTACCTGCCGTATCCGTACTCTGATTTTATTTTCTCTGTCGTCGGTGAAGAGTTTGGCCTGATCGGGACGCTGGCGGTCGTCCTAGCCTTTGGACTACTGCTCTGGCGCGGGAGCCGTGCTGCAGTGATGGCTCCGGACCGGTTTGGAATGCTGCTTGGCATTGGTGTGATCACCGGCATCATCATGCAGGCACTGTTCAATATCAGCGTCGTGACATCGATATTGCCGGCTAAGGGCATTCCGCTGCCGTTCATCTCCTATGGCGGATCATCGATCGTTGTCTCGCTGATCGGTGTAGGCGTGCTGCTGAGCATATCCAGGTTTGCCGGTGCTGAGGCGCCGGTTGCGCGTCGTCCGGCCGTGCGTCGTGTCAAAGCAAGGGCCGCAGGAGCGTGA
- the murD gene encoding UDP-N-acetylmuramoyl-L-alanine--D-glutamate ligase gives MLIRGRKALVLGAGKSGIESARFLAARGATVALHDKKPVEEWSDEARGLKASHAVGLIGGDIPSWLLDQIDLVVISPGVPTNTVPARYVDRKDGEVIGEVELAYRFMKGRIVGITGSNGKTTTTALIGELLKTADIPTQVGGNIGTPLLSFAETSRADGWTVAELSSFQLETIVDLRPAVGICLNVTPNHLDRYEGFQDYAAAKHRLFMNQTAEDVAILSADDEITGSWAAGLKANVVMFSVLRELKEGLFLRGNELVCRANGAESVLTTRDEIFLRGLHNVENILAALAAGLACGASPGSMRQAVAEFKGVAHRIEFVAEIAGVKFYNDSKATSVDATSKALEALSSADGKTILILGGRGKNAPYAPLIPLIESSVRSVILIGEDADNIESQLHGRTHMERADSMEDAVNKSFGTAEPGDSVLLAPACASFDMFRSFEERGEVFKAAVGRLGDAGMAAN, from the coding sequence ATGCTTATCCGTGGCAGAAAAGCGCTCGTACTCGGAGCCGGAAAGTCCGGCATAGAGTCGGCGCGCTTTCTGGCCGCTCGTGGAGCTACGGTCGCTCTCCACGACAAGAAACCTGTCGAGGAATGGTCAGATGAGGCCCGCGGGCTAAAAGCATCACACGCCGTCGGCCTGATCGGCGGCGACATTCCGTCGTGGCTGCTCGATCAGATCGATCTGGTGGTCATCAGTCCGGGTGTGCCGACAAATACGGTCCCGGCGCGCTACGTTGATCGAAAGGACGGTGAGGTGATAGGCGAGGTCGAACTTGCGTATCGCTTTATGAAGGGCCGCATCGTCGGTATCACCGGCTCGAATGGCAAGACCACGACGACAGCGTTGATCGGTGAGCTTCTCAAGACTGCCGATATCCCGACACAGGTTGGCGGCAATATCGGCACGCCGCTTCTCAGCTTCGCCGAGACCTCGCGTGCGGACGGCTGGACGGTGGCGGAGCTGTCGAGTTTTCAACTCGAGACGATCGTGGATCTTCGGCCGGCGGTGGGCATTTGTCTGAATGTCACGCCAAACCATCTCGACCGTTATGAGGGCTTTCAGGATTACGCTGCGGCAAAGCACAGGCTCTTTATGAATCAGACGGCGGAGGATGTCGCCATCCTCAGCGCGGATGATGAGATCACGGGGAGTTGGGCAGCGGGCCTTAAGGCGAATGTTGTGATGTTCAGTGTTCTTAGGGAACTTAAGGAGGGGCTGTTCCTTCGGGGGAATGAATTGGTTTGTCGGGCGAATGGTGCGGAAAGCGTACTGACGACGCGCGATGAGATTTTTCTTCGCGGGCTGCACAATGTTGAGAATATCCTCGCGGCCCTGGCGGCAGGCCTAGCGTGCGGAGCGTCTCCGGGATCCATGCGGCAAGCCGTAGCGGAATTCAAGGGTGTTGCGCACCGGATCGAATTCGTTGCTGAGATCGCAGGCGTTAAATTCTATAACGACTCGAAGGCGACCTCCGTGGATGCGACCAGTAAGGCTTTGGAGGCGTTGAGTAGTGCAGACGGAAAAACGATCCTGATACTTGGCGGGCGTGGCAAGAATGCACCCTATGCGCCGCTCATCCCGCTGATCGAATCGTCTGTTCGTTCAGTCATCCTGATCGGTGAGGATGCTGACAATATCGAATCACAGCTTCACGGACGAACTCACATGGAACGTGCTGATTCGATGGAAGATGCGGTAAATAAAAGCTTTGGAACCGCCGAACCTGGCGATTCGGTCCTGCTCGCCCCGGCGTGTGCGAGCTTTGATATGTTTAGGAGTTTTGAGGAGCGTGGCGAAGTATTTAAGGCCGCGGTTGGCCGCCTCGGTGACGCAGGGATGGCGGCGAACTGA
- a CDS encoding phospho-N-acetylmuramoyl-pentapeptide-transferase, giving the protein MLYYFLYQFLFQGYGRQSESYLFKGLNVIQYVTFRTAVAAVTAFLISLLLGGRVIRKLADMKYGQEIREEGPASHHEKRGTPTMGGLLVIGAVFISTVLWARPDSLYLWIALGATTLFAVVGFADDYIKIVKKRSLGLTGWQKIGGQLAIALCVWGLLWAFSEYPWNLSIPFFKATAEANPALSISWVGPIIYGGFIIFILLGSSNAVNLTDGLDGLATSVTFIAMTALTALTYLASDARWAERLDITHNPAAAELTVFCGAMVGASLGFLWYNAPPAEVFMGDTGSLAIGGALGTVAILTKQEFLLPFIGGVFVIEAASVMLQVIIFKLTKRGGRPGRRIFRMTPLHHHFELGYDLKKKMEPKIVVRFVIVAILFALLSLSTLKLR; this is encoded by the coding sequence ATGCTCTACTACTTCCTTTATCAGTTTCTCTTTCAGGGCTACGGACGCCAGAGCGAGTCATACCTGTTCAAGGGGCTTAACGTCATTCAGTACGTCACGTTCCGGACGGCTGTGGCGGCGGTAACGGCTTTCCTGATCTCACTGCTGTTGGGTGGCCGTGTGATACGAAAACTGGCAGACATGAAATACGGCCAGGAGATCCGTGAGGAAGGCCCTGCATCGCATCATGAGAAGCGCGGCACGCCGACGATGGGCGGCCTTCTGGTGATAGGAGCGGTATTCATCTCAACCGTTCTGTGGGCGAGGCCGGACAGTCTGTATCTCTGGATCGCTTTGGGGGCGACGACGCTGTTTGCAGTCGTCGGATTTGCGGACGATTACATCAAGATCGTCAAGAAACGCAGTCTCGGACTCACGGGCTGGCAGAAGATCGGTGGGCAATTGGCGATCGCGTTGTGCGTCTGGGGGCTGTTGTGGGCGTTCAGCGAGTATCCGTGGAACCTGAGCATACCGTTCTTCAAGGCGACGGCCGAGGCGAACCCCGCGCTCAGCATAAGCTGGGTTGGCCCTATCATCTATGGCGGATTTATTATTTTCATCCTGCTGGGCTCGTCAAACGCGGTTAATCTGACGGACGGCCTCGACGGCTTGGCGACGAGCGTGACATTCATCGCGATGACGGCGCTGACCGCCCTAACCTATCTCGCAAGCGATGCACGCTGGGCCGAGCGGCTGGACATCACGCACAACCCCGCGGCGGCAGAATTGACGGTTTTCTGTGGGGCGATGGTCGGTGCTAGCTTGGGTTTCTTGTGGTACAACGCACCGCCGGCTGAGGTTTTTATGGGTGACACCGGCTCGCTGGCAATCGGTGGAGCTCTCGGCACGGTCGCGATATTGACGAAGCAGGAATTTTTGCTACCGTTCATCGGCGGTGTCTTTGTCATCGAGGCGGCATCGGTGATGCTGCAGGTGATCATTTTTAAGCTCACAAAACGCGGTGGAAGGCCTGGGAGGCGCATCTTCAGGATGACGCCGCTACATCACCATTTTGAACTTGGCTACGATTTGAAGAAGAAGATGGAACCGAAGATCGTGGTTCGGTTCGTGATCGTCGCGATACTATTCGCACTGCTGAGTTTATCGACCTTGAAACTTAGATAG
- a CDS encoding UDP-N-acetylmuramoyl-tripeptide--D-alanyl-D-alanine ligase — protein sequence MRHKTAIELMHGAAMEIDPALLTREVGSFAIDSRQVEQGSVFFALSQPEYRDNCFNGDFEDSTKYVPAAFEKGASACVVRTDRFAEHRADLEQFRDRLIFVDDAIAALQRLAHGVFLDWGKPVVAITGSAGKTTAKELTTHVLSASGKKVLRNIKNYNNGLGLPLTVLSLAKDKSYDLAVLEMGMSTPMNEIARLCRITPPDVAVVLNVLPVHVEHLGSIENVARAKAEIVEGMRAGGTAVLNADDERVAAMRSLSKGRTITFGFSETADVRAVDVRFERFGETRFVVTAGGETADVEFRLDGKHNILNALAAAAAGVSFDMSVAEIANSLNSVEPPPQRGEVLHFADGFTVINDSYNSNPAALLSMIDTLVTGGSAAKRRIVVAGEMLELGENAAEIHRETGARIAASDINLLIGIRGLAAGLVDGARDAGLADAEFVSDSDTAGRRLAEIVRPGDVVLVKGSRGVRTEKVIEKLLEKFKMEDGGTA from the coding sequence TTGAGACATAAGACCGCAATTGAATTGATGCATGGTGCCGCGATGGAAATTGATCCCGCTTTGCTGACACGCGAAGTGGGGTCTTTTGCGATTGATTCCCGCCAGGTTGAGCAGGGCAGCGTTTTTTTTGCACTCTCACAGCCCGAGTATCGTGACAATTGCTTCAATGGCGATTTTGAGGATTCGACGAAGTATGTTCCGGCGGCGTTTGAAAAGGGTGCGTCTGCGTGCGTCGTTCGTACGGACCGTTTTGCAGAACATCGGGCCGATTTGGAGCAGTTTCGAGATCGGCTGATATTTGTCGATGATGCCATCGCGGCACTTCAGCGGCTCGCCCATGGCGTATTTCTGGATTGGGGCAAGCCGGTCGTCGCCATCACGGGCAGTGCGGGAAAGACCACGGCAAAAGAGCTTACAACACACGTACTTTCGGCCTCAGGTAAAAAGGTCCTTAGGAACATCAAGAATTACAACAACGGCCTCGGCCTGCCGCTGACTGTGTTGAGCCTGGCTAAGGACAAGAGCTACGACCTCGCCGTTCTCGAAATGGGCATGTCCACGCCGATGAACGAGATCGCGCGTCTGTGCCGTATTACGCCGCCCGATGTCGCGGTCGTGCTGAACGTCTTGCCCGTCCACGTAGAGCACCTCGGATCGATCGAGAATGTTGCCCGGGCAAAGGCTGAGATCGTCGAGGGAATGAGGGCTGGCGGAACGGCCGTACTGAATGCCGATGATGAGCGTGTGGCCGCGATGCGCAGTTTGAGCAAAGGGCGCACGATAACCTTTGGTTTCTCGGAGACTGCAGATGTCCGGGCTGTTGATGTTCGGTTCGAACGATTTGGAGAGACGCGTTTTGTAGTGACTGCCGGCGGCGAAACGGCTGATGTCGAGTTTCGGCTTGACGGCAAACATAATATCCTCAATGCATTGGCTGCGGCGGCGGCGGGCGTTAGTTTTGATATGTCGGTCGCGGAGATCGCAAACAGCCTGAATTCGGTCGAGCCTCCACCACAGCGCGGCGAAGTTTTGCATTTTGCTGACGGTTTCACGGTGATCAACGACTCGTATAATTCGAATCCGGCTGCGCTGCTCTCGATGATCGATACTCTTGTCACCGGCGGTTCCGCAGCGAAGCGCCGGATCGTTGTGGCCGGTGAGATGCTTGAGCTTGGTGAGAACGCGGCCGAAATTCACCGAGAGACGGGGGCAAGGATCGCCGCGAGCGATATTAACCTGCTGATCGGCATTCGCGGATTGGCGGCAGGTCTCGTTGATGGGGCAAGGGATGCAGGCTTAGCGGACGCTGAGTTCGTAAGCGATTCCGATACGGCTGGGAGGCGATTGGCCGAGATCGTACGTCCGGGCGACGTGGTCCTCGTAAAAGGGTCACGGGGCGTCCGGACCGAGAAAGTGATCGAGAAGTTGTTGGAGAAATTCAAAATGGAGGATGGCGGTACGGCCTGA
- a CDS encoding penicillin-binding protein 2 produces MRRPRQARKKNWRQIAFTRFMFVVAFFALWIAGISARLVHLQITQHAWLKERAVDLRQDVKQARTLRGSIFDRNERTLAMSLPVKTLYVDPTEVDDVAAAARDIAKVLKVDSQALSVQLRQAKDDKKRFVPIARKLDPETVQKYNKAFDIASVKKADLPNFTGLHWRDDQKRSYPYKTLAAHVVGFANAADDGKAGIELSQDDVLHGAVIRKLQERDRLGRVYDETVFERDRPSDIVLTIDTTMQYLTEQALERGVASADARSGMAIVMRPKTGEILALANYPTFDPNTITESAAEHIGNKAIQSVYSPGSVFKLVTYGAALEKKMISPEGTISSGNGSITVAGHTFTDSHSVGTVSYAEAMAHSSNVCAIKTGLGVGRDDFFAMVQRMGFGAKTGIELPAEVSGIVRPPEKWNGDSLASMSIGYEIGVTALQMLTAFATIANDGIRIQPHIIKEIRHSDEQPKTVTEPTRTQVVSADAARGLKTMLRQVVISGTGRRAALNGYTAAGKTGTAWKFNASTRSVDSSKYISSFIGMAPAEDPEIVVAVVMDEPKSGARDGGMVSAPVFREVAQEIMQLLNVPTTTPVRPEPPAASKPSDKAVAQTPTKETGAKDAGKPVTKPVDKGKKDSRPASDKKLNVPGKLTALLPHRREPVRLGWNQKNELET; encoded by the coding sequence ATGCGACGCCCAAGACAAGCAAGGAAGAAAAACTGGAGACAGATCGCGTTCACACGATTCATGTTCGTAGTCGCGTTCTTTGCGCTCTGGATCGCGGGCATTAGTGCTCGGCTGGTGCATCTGCAGATCACGCAACACGCGTGGCTAAAGGAACGCGCCGTTGACCTGCGGCAGGACGTCAAGCAGGCCCGAACGCTCCGCGGCTCGATATTTGACCGCAACGAGCGCACGCTTGCGATGAGCTTGCCCGTCAAGACTCTCTACGTCGACCCGACGGAGGTTGACGATGTTGCGGCGGCGGCACGCGACATCGCAAAAGTCTTGAAGGTCGACTCTCAGGCCCTTTCCGTACAGCTAAGGCAAGCCAAGGACGATAAGAAGCGGTTTGTGCCGATCGCGCGAAAGCTCGATCCTGAGACTGTGCAGAAATACAACAAGGCCTTTGATATTGCGAGCGTAAAAAAAGCCGACCTTCCCAATTTCACAGGACTTCACTGGCGTGATGATCAGAAGCGGAGCTATCCGTATAAGACGCTCGCGGCACACGTCGTGGGGTTTGCGAATGCCGCCGACGATGGCAAGGCCGGTATTGAACTCTCGCAGGACGACGTTCTGCATGGTGCGGTCATAAGGAAGCTGCAGGAGCGCGACCGTCTGGGCCGCGTCTATGACGAGACCGTTTTTGAGCGGGACCGACCGAGTGATATCGTGCTGACGATCGATACGACGATGCAGTACTTGACCGAGCAGGCATTGGAGCGAGGCGTCGCCTCGGCTGATGCTCGATCCGGCATGGCTATCGTGATGCGCCCGAAAACAGGCGAGATATTGGCGCTTGCAAACTATCCGACGTTCGACCCGAACACGATAACCGAATCGGCCGCCGAACACATCGGTAATAAGGCGATCCAATCGGTCTATTCGCCGGGCTCTGTCTTCAAACTCGTGACGTATGGAGCGGCGCTCGAGAAGAAGATGATCTCGCCCGAGGGCACGATCAGCTCCGGGAACGGGTCGATCACAGTCGCGGGACACACATTTACCGATTCTCATTCGGTCGGGACCGTCAGCTATGCCGAGGCGATGGCGCATTCCAGCAATGTCTGTGCGATCAAGACCGGGCTTGGCGTCGGGCGTGATGATTTTTTTGCTATGGTCCAGCGAATGGGCTTTGGAGCCAAGACCGGCATCGAACTGCCGGCTGAGGTCTCGGGCATCGTGCGGCCGCCGGAAAAGTGGAACGGCGACTCACTGGCTTCGATGTCAATCGGCTACGAAATTGGCGTAACGGCATTGCAAATGCTGACCGCTTTTGCGACGATAGCGAATGACGGAATCAGGATCCAACCCCATATAATCAAAGAGATTCGACACTCGGACGAACAGCCGAAAACCGTTACCGAACCTACCAGAACGCAGGTGGTTTCGGCCGACGCCGCGCGCGGCCTTAAGACAATGCTGCGGCAGGTCGTGATCAGCGGAACCGGCAGGCGGGCAGCATTGAACGGCTATACCGCAGCAGGGAAAACAGGTACGGCGTGGAAGTTCAATGCCTCGACGAGGTCAGTCGATTCGAGCAAATATATCTCGTCATTTATTGGAATGGCGCCCGCTGAGGACCCCGAGATCGTAGTGGCCGTGGTAATGGACGAGCCCAAGTCCGGTGCACGAGACGGAGGAATGGTATCGGCTCCTGTGTTTCGTGAGGTCGCTCAGGAGATAATGCAGTTGTTGAATGTGCCCACGACGACGCCGGTCAGGCCGGAGCCGCCAGCCGCGTCGAAGCCGAGCGACAAGGCCGTCGCTCAGACACCAACGAAAGAGACGGGGGCTAAGGATGCGGGTAAGCCGGTGACGAAACCTGTCGACAAGGGCAAGAAAGACAGTCGGCCGGCTAGCGATAAGAAATTGAACGTGCCCGGTAAGTTGACTGCCTTGCTGCCGCACCGGCGCGAGCCCGTGCGCTTGGGTTGGAATCAAAAAAACGAACTTGAGACATAA